One Aciduliprofundum boonei T469 genomic region harbors:
- a CDS encoding sugar phosphate nucleotidyltransferase has product MVVGIILAGGYGKRLKPITDYVPKPLVEIKEGYTILDKQILDLKYAGVDEVYLLVGYLWEKIKERYGDMWNGVKVNYLVEDEPRGTLWALRNAFSKLEEDAVVRNGDVVADFNIREMLERARKNENALLTIAGTRMRSPYGIIDFKDDLILSFREKPVLDYYINAGIYYIKKETYEYFNREFTDKAVERTVFPLLAEMRKAYIFREDNVFWQSVDSLKDLERVREEYKNREDKPWGYEKMIILTDKYMVKELYIKKGYETSMHYHPRKDETMHIMYGQGYIEVEGEKNVVRKNDVFRIPPNKKHRIVAVENMLLYEYSTPHPDDTVRLKDPYGR; this is encoded by the coding sequence ATGGTAGTAGGGATAATATTGGCAGGCGGCTATGGAAAGAGATTGAAGCCCATAACAGACTATGTACCGAAGCCCTTGGTGGAGATAAAAGAAGGTTATACAATTTTAGACAAGCAAATATTGGATTTGAAGTATGCAGGTGTAGATGAGGTATACCTGCTTGTGGGCTATTTGTGGGAGAAGATAAAGGAAAGGTATGGGGATATGTGGAATGGAGTTAAGGTAAATTATTTAGTGGAAGATGAGCCTAGAGGGACATTGTGGGCTTTAAGAAATGCATTTTCAAAATTGGAAGAGGATGCGGTTGTCAGAAATGGAGATGTGGTGGCAGATTTCAATATAAGGGAAATGCTTGAGAGAGCAAGAAAGAATGAGAATGCCTTGCTGACCATAGCAGGTACCAGAATGCGCTCGCCCTACGGCATAATAGATTTCAAGGACGATTTAATACTCTCCTTCAGGGAGAAACCCGTATTGGATTACTACATAAATGCAGGGATTTATTACATAAAGAAAGAGACCTATGAGTATTTCAATAGGGAGTTTACGGATAAGGCTGTGGAGCGCACGGTATTTCCACTTTTAGCAGAGATGAGGAAGGCATACATATTCCGCGAAGACAATGTATTCTGGCAGAGTGTGGACAGTTTGAAGGATTTGGAGAGGGTAAGAGAGGAGTACAAGAACAGGGAAGACAAGCCGTGGGGGTATGAGAAGATGATAATATTGACTGATAAGTACATGGTAAAAGAGCTGTACATAAAGAAGGGATATGAGACCTCAATGCACTATCATCCAAGGAAGGATGAGACAATGCACATAATGTATGGGCAGGGATATATAGAAGTGGAGGGCGAGAAAAATGTGGTGCGTAAAAACGATGTTTTCAGGATTCCACCGAATAAGAAGCATAGGATAGTGGCAGTGGAGAATATGCTTCTCTACGAGTATTCAACTCCTCATCCTGATGACACTGTACGGTTGAAAGATCCTTATGGTCGATAA
- a CDS encoding transaldolase family protein, giving the protein MKIFIDTAKISEIKEAISWGIVDGVTTNPSLIRKAVESEARDMQLEDYISEILKVAGPDKPVSLEVMSVKAEDMIREAEILYDKFNGIANNVVIKIPINTYVGYYEGLKTIKALSEEGIPVNCTLIMTPEQALLAAKAGARYVSPFAGRIDDYLRTVKLGLKAGVDFQKGDYYPWDGKGVDDNGIRSGSDLVEKTVMILENYDYDTEVIASSIRNARQVREVAMIGVHIATIPFKVLESMLLHPKTEEGIKRFSEDAEKAGYREIFS; this is encoded by the coding sequence ATGAAAATATTCATAGACACGGCTAAGATTAGCGAGATAAAGGAAGCAATCTCTTGGGGTATTGTGGATGGGGTAACTACAAATCCATCCTTAATTCGAAAGGCTGTTGAGAGCGAGGCAAGGGATATGCAACTGGAGGATTATATTTCTGAAATTCTGAAAGTTGCAGGTCCCGATAAGCCTGTTAGCTTAGAGGTGATGAGTGTTAAGGCTGAGGATATGATAAGGGAAGCTGAAATCCTCTATGATAAGTTCAATGGGATTGCCAATAATGTGGTTATAAAGATTCCTATAAACACGTATGTGGGTTACTATGAAGGACTTAAGACGATAAAAGCATTGAGCGAGGAGGGTATACCCGTGAATTGCACGCTGATAATGACCCCCGAGCAGGCTTTGTTAGCTGCTAAAGCGGGTGCTAGATATGTAAGCCCATTTGCAGGGCGTATAGACGATTATCTTCGTACAGTAAAACTGGGTTTAAAGGCAGGAGTGGATTTTCAAAAGGGAGATTACTATCCATGGGATGGCAAGGGTGTGGATGATAATGGTATAAGAAGCGGCTCTGATTTAGTGGAGAAAACTGTTATGATTTTAGAGAATTATGATTATGATACAGAGGTTATAGCTTCCAGCATTCGCAATGCTAGGCAGGTGCGTGAAGTGGCGATGATCGGTGTGCATATAGCGACTATTCCTTTCAAGGTTCTAGAATCTATGTTACTCCACCCTAAGACTGAGGAGGGAATAAAGAGATTCAGCGAAGATGCGGAGAAGGCTGGATATAGAGAGATTTTCTCTTAA
- a CDS encoding transketolase family protein — protein sequence MKWEYESPRKAYGKTLVELGREREDIVVLDADLSTSTKTAMFGKEYPERFFNVGLQEQNMMGIAAGLARSGKTVFASSFAVFATGRAYDQVRQSIAYPKLNVKIVATHGGVTVGEDGASHQMMEDIGLMCGLPNMRVIVPVDSNEVRRVIRYVASEKGPFYVRLTRTALPNLTGENDEFVFGKGIVMREGADATIIATGIEISYSLLAAEILEKEGYDIRVINMSTIKPIDKDIIVKAARDTGAIMTVEDHNIYNGLGSRVAEVLVENYPVPMKRHGMKDIFGRSGKWDALLKYYDMDEEGISKHMLSFLKEVKK from the coding sequence ATGAAATGGGAATATGAATCTCCAAGAAAGGCATATGGAAAAACTCTTGTTGAACTCGGAAGGGAGAGAGAGGACATCGTTGTTCTAGATGCCGATCTGAGCACCTCTACCAAGACAGCAATGTTTGGCAAGGAATATCCAGAGAGGTTTTTCAATGTGGGGTTGCAAGAGCAGAATATGATGGGCATTGCTGCTGGCCTTGCTAGAAGTGGAAAAACCGTGTTTGCATCATCCTTCGCTGTATTTGCCACAGGTCGTGCCTATGATCAGGTTAGGCAGAGCATAGCATATCCCAAATTGAATGTGAAAATTGTTGCAACGCATGGTGGCGTGACTGTGGGCGAAGATGGAGCAAGTCATCAGATGATGGAAGATATTGGACTTATGTGTGGACTGCCAAACATGCGGGTGATAGTGCCGGTTGATTCGAATGAAGTTCGTCGGGTAATAAGATATGTTGCCTCGGAAAAAGGACCCTTTTATGTTAGATTGACGAGAACTGCTTTGCCGAATTTAACTGGCGAGAATGATGAGTTTGTATTTGGCAAGGGAATTGTTATGCGAGAGGGCGCCGATGCGACTATAATTGCCACGGGAATTGAGATATCTTACTCTCTTCTTGCAGCAGAAATATTGGAAAAAGAGGGTTATGATATTCGCGTGATCAATATGAGCACCATAAAGCCAATTGATAAGGATATAATTGTTAAGGCTGCTAGAGATACAGGTGCAATAATGACTGTAGAGGATCATAACATTTACAACGGTCTAGGCTCCAGAGTTGCTGAAGTGCTTGTAGAAAATTATCCAGTGCCTATGAAGAGGCATGGTATGAAGGATATTTTTGGAAGAAGTGGAAAATGGGATGCATTGCTGAAGTATTATGATATGGATGAGGAGGGTATATCTAAACATATGCTCTCTTTTCTGAAGGAGGTGAAAAAATGA
- a CDS encoding transketolase: protein MKYPSHMIEISENTIRELKLKANEIRTWVIKMVYAAQSGHPGGALSAADILAVLYFHELQIDPKNPEWEDRDRFVLSKGHASPAYYAALAMRGFFSEKELMKFRKVESFLQGHPSLMVPGVDMCTGSLGQGLSAAIGMALAAKLDNKDYRVYALLGDGEIEEGNIWEAAMTAATRKLDNLIAIVDRNKIQLDDFTDTMVVLDPLEEKWNAFGWRVLSINGHDVVQLIRALEEAKKTQGKPTVIIAHTVKGKGVSYMENTAKYHGKPPQSEEEYVQALKELEEERRRI from the coding sequence GTGAAATACCCTTCCCATATGATAGAAATATCCGAAAACACAATTCGAGAATTAAAACTTAAAGCCAATGAAATCCGCACTTGGGTTATAAAGATGGTATATGCTGCTCAATCCGGGCATCCTGGTGGTGCGCTTAGCGCCGCGGACATTTTGGCTGTTCTGTATTTTCATGAATTGCAGATAGATCCTAAGAACCCAGAATGGGAGGACAGAGATAGATTCGTTCTAAGCAAGGGACATGCCTCCCCAGCCTATTACGCTGCCCTTGCAATGCGCGGATTTTTTTCAGAGAAAGAACTTATGAAATTTCGTAAGGTGGAATCATTCTTGCAGGGTCATCCATCCTTAATGGTTCCAGGAGTAGATATGTGCACAGGCTCGTTAGGTCAAGGATTAAGTGCTGCCATAGGAATGGCCTTGGCTGCCAAACTGGATAATAAGGATTATCGGGTTTATGCCCTCCTTGGAGATGGGGAGATTGAAGAGGGAAACATATGGGAGGCAGCCATGACTGCAGCCACAAGAAAATTGGACAATTTAATAGCAATAGTGGATAGGAATAAAATTCAGTTGGATGATTTCACAGACACAATGGTCGTGCTAGATCCACTGGAAGAGAAGTGGAATGCATTTGGATGGAGGGTGCTGAGTATTAATGGTCATGATGTTGTTCAACTTATCCGTGCTCTAGAAGAAGCGAAGAAAACACAGGGAAAACCCACAGTTATAATTGCCCATACTGTAAAGGGCAAGGGTGTGAGTTATATGGAGAACACAGCAAAGTATCATGGCAAACCTCCCCAGAGTGAAGAAGAATATGTGCAGGCCCTAAAAGAACTTGAGGAAGAGAGGCGAAGAATATGA
- a CDS encoding DUF763 domain-containing protein, which translates to MERSGIANLPLHPGHAPRWLFKRMVPLSREIIKIIEMEYGTDEVLRRLSDPYWFQAFSCVIGFDWHSSGTTTVTMGALKQALKPEDGLIVVGGKGAVSRRTPKEIENIGEEFSISSQKIEKLKYASKMVAKVDNTVLQDGYQLYHHAMVIDEHGRWVVIQQGMNEKSRYARRYHWLYGIKNFVNDPRSGIISDTLEKKVLDMSARKSEDARKVSVDIVNDNPQKLKNMIAEVKDRKQKTLDDFTGTKTLTMPWTINWSALFKAYEIQPRNYEELIGIKGIGPSTVRALAYIAEVIYGTEISWKDPVKYSFALGGKDGVPKPVDRRAYDKSIEILQLSIEEANIGGKEKLEMLKRLRRFVPP; encoded by the coding sequence ATGGAGAGAAGCGGCATAGCAAATTTACCATTGCATCCCGGGCATGCACCAAGATGGCTATTTAAGAGAATGGTTCCCCTTTCAAGGGAGATAATAAAAATCATAGAAATGGAGTATGGAACAGATGAGGTATTGAGGAGGTTATCTGACCCTTATTGGTTTCAGGCGTTTTCCTGCGTCATAGGTTTTGACTGGCACTCTTCAGGCACTACCACTGTGACCATGGGCGCATTAAAGCAAGCTCTTAAGCCGGAGGATGGACTCATTGTTGTAGGCGGCAAGGGAGCTGTATCCAGAAGAACTCCAAAAGAGATTGAGAATATTGGAGAAGAATTCAGCATATCCTCTCAAAAGATTGAAAAATTGAAGTATGCGAGCAAAATGGTTGCGAAGGTTGACAATACGGTGCTCCAAGATGGATACCAGCTTTATCACCACGCAATGGTGATAGACGAGCATGGCAGGTGGGTTGTTATCCAGCAGGGGATGAATGAGAAGAGCAGGTATGCAAGAAGATACCACTGGCTCTACGGGATAAAGAACTTTGTAAATGATCCACGAAGCGGCATAATATCAGATACTTTGGAGAAAAAAGTGCTTGATATGAGTGCAAGAAAGAGTGAAGATGCACGAAAAGTATCTGTAGACATCGTGAATGATAATCCCCAAAAGCTCAAAAATATGATAGCCGAGGTAAAAGACAGAAAGCAGAAAACGCTGGACGATTTTACAGGCACAAAAACTTTGACAATGCCCTGGACAATAAATTGGAGTGCATTGTTCAAAGCCTATGAGATTCAGCCAAGAAATTATGAGGAGTTGATAGGCATAAAGGGTATAGGCCCATCCACAGTTCGTGCCCTTGCATACATAGCAGAGGTAATATACGGCACTGAAATCTCCTGGAAGGATCCTGTTAAATATTCCTTCGCTCTCGGTGGCAAGGATGGCGTTCCAAAACCCGTTGACCGCAGAGCTTATGATAAAAGCATAGAGATCTTGCAGCTCAGCATTGAAGAGGCAAACATAGGGGGAAAGGAGAAATTAGAGATGCTAAAGAGATTGAGGAGATTCGTGCCACCATAG
- a CDS encoding RAD55 family ATPase → MSAYETTTLGIETLNKALMNGIPKGYTILLYGSPGSGTELFAKQFAAAGVGKENVIYFTTIERDEDIIATMRDFGWDTNIKIVNIGVEYYQKVLEKELIISRYREEGIPINELFQPARKKEEKEVNFLTKVTYEISKLKPPFRIVIDSLDFFMNNYDRTKVISALRTIKAHAQYYGGVALITMLNNVYDTTSQSGIEEIVDIILELEMRRIENGFEKYLIVKKVRNHPEKVGIFRYNVDKNGIVLV, encoded by the coding sequence ATGAGTGCATATGAAACCACAACTCTGGGCATAGAAACTCTCAACAAGGCCCTTATGAACGGAATTCCAAAGGGCTACACAATTCTTCTTTACGGTTCTCCAGGCTCTGGAACTGAGCTCTTTGCCAAGCAATTTGCAGCTGCAGGTGTGGGCAAGGAGAATGTGATATACTTTACCACTATTGAGAGAGATGAGGATATAATAGCAACAATGAGGGATTTTGGATGGGATACCAATATAAAAATTGTGAATATAGGTGTTGAATACTACCAGAAGGTTCTGGAGAAGGAACTCATAATAAGCAGGTACAGGGAAGAGGGCATACCCATAAACGAGTTATTTCAGCCAGCAAGAAAAAAGGAGGAAAAGGAGGTAAACTTTCTCACCAAGGTTACATATGAGATTTCCAAATTAAAGCCTCCGTTTCGTATAGTCATAGATTCCCTTGATTTCTTTATGAACAATTATGATAGAACAAAGGTCATATCCGCTCTCAGAACGATAAAAGCGCACGCTCAGTATTATGGTGGTGTTGCCCTAATCACTATGCTCAACAATGTTTACGACACAACTTCGCAAAGTGGAATAGAGGAAATAGTCGATATAATTTTGGAATTGGAGATGAGGAGAATAGAGAACGGATTCGAAAAATATCTAATTGTGAAGAAGGTCCGCAATCATCCCGAGAAGGTGGGTATATTCAGATACAATGTAGATAAAAATGGAATAGTCCTGGTGTAG
- a CDS encoding ATPase domain-containing protein — protein sequence MIITRERCKTGIEGLDNILNGGIPRGNTILITGSCGTGKTTLSLEFLTRGALMGERSMYISVTEVPEKLIENMSTYEFFDKNLVKEKKLIFVDLQEIYVKLGLEKLEFTLEDVNILVEQIIKMVKELGIKRLVIDSITSICYRLTSREQIREFILQLGKALSDMGCTTLLVSELLPSAAGYSQYGVEEAIADGIILMGNLERRGDLLRTIQVIKMRGTTHSRAKYVLDLTPIGILLAPLLKGGSVEVR from the coding sequence ATGATAATCACGAGAGAGAGGTGCAAAACGGGAATCGAGGGATTGGATAATATATTGAATGGGGGAATTCCTAGGGGTAATACTATTCTAATAACTGGCTCTTGTGGTACGGGAAAAACCACTCTGAGCTTAGAATTCTTAACCAGAGGGGCTCTTATGGGTGAGAGATCAATGTACATATCCGTGACAGAAGTTCCTGAGAAATTGATAGAGAATATGAGTACCTACGAATTTTTTGATAAAAATTTAGTTAAGGAGAAAAAGCTAATATTCGTGGATTTGCAGGAGATTTATGTGAAGCTGGGGCTTGAAAAATTAGAATTTACCCTAGAAGATGTAAACATACTGGTAGAGCAGATAATAAAGATGGTGAAAGAACTCGGGATAAAAAGATTGGTTATAGATAGCATAACTTCCATATGCTATAGATTAACTTCAAGAGAGCAGATTAGAGAGTTCATCCTTCAACTTGGAAAGGCCTTATCAGATATGGGCTGTACAACCTTGTTGGTTTCTGAACTCTTACCCTCTGCAGCCGGCTATTCTCAATACGGGGTGGAAGAGGCAATTGCTGACGGAATCATATTGATGGGTAATTTAGAGAGGAGAGGAGATTTGCTGCGCACAATTCAAGTAATAAAAATGAGAGGTACCACCCACTCCAGGGCAAAATATGTGTTGGACTTGACCCCCATTGGAATACTATTGGCCCCATTGCTCAAGGGCGGAAGTGTGGAGGTGCGATAA
- a CDS encoding MFS transporter: MRYFRNFILHLKNFVNDLRTILKGNIGVLFITWLLLNFGHSVVMRFNGIYFSALGASDLILGFMGALTFGMMALLQIPGGYLADAYGRRKMIVIFTTVMAFSTLIFAVAPSWQWIILGLIISNVALLYQPALFSIMMDSLPENRRAEGFAITNISMIPAIFGPIIGGFLIYRYGVVPGMRVGYFALFALSLVSAIIRFKLKETMKVKKEHRKRFLESFKVLGKIKSRAKGLLIVNMLLSSAGGMIGYFIVKYSYTYTSPLIYGIAMGLITIIVVVVGIPVGKKADILGKEKFFTLGIFLAALSIFIFIIPSTIALFTYAILTGSAQAIMQPSSNGLIADYVGIENRGRYTGVFLFLSYIAAMIFSAIGGYVYHIEPAVLFILSGALYLMAGAVAIFVFIKFK, from the coding sequence ATGAGATACTTCAGAAATTTCATATTACATCTCAAAAACTTCGTAAATGATCTTCGCACAATACTTAAGGGAAATATAGGAGTTTTATTCATAACTTGGCTTCTTCTCAATTTCGGTCACAGCGTAGTTATGAGATTTAACGGAATTTACTTCTCTGCTCTTGGTGCCAGTGACCTCATTTTAGGATTTATGGGAGCCCTAACATTTGGTATGATGGCCCTGCTTCAGATTCCCGGAGGATACTTGGCAGATGCATATGGGAGGAGAAAAATGATAGTTATTTTCACAACGGTTATGGCTTTTTCAACATTAATATTTGCAGTTGCCCCATCTTGGCAATGGATCATTTTAGGACTGATAATTTCAAATGTAGCCTTACTATACCAACCTGCACTGTTCTCCATAATGATGGATTCTCTCCCAGAAAATAGAAGGGCTGAAGGTTTTGCAATAACAAACATATCTATGATTCCCGCAATATTTGGACCCATAATCGGCGGATTTCTAATTTACAGATATGGGGTAGTCCCTGGGATGAGAGTGGGATACTTTGCCCTCTTTGCCCTATCTCTTGTATCAGCCATAATAAGATTCAAACTCAAAGAAACTATGAAAGTCAAAAAGGAGCACAGGAAGAGATTTTTGGAAAGCTTTAAGGTTTTAGGGAAGATAAAATCCAGAGCAAAGGGATTGCTTATAGTCAATATGCTTTTATCCTCCGCTGGGGGCATGATTGGATATTTTATAGTCAAATACTCCTACACTTACACTTCTCCATTAATTTACGGAATTGCCATGGGATTAATCACAATCATAGTGGTTGTGGTGGGCATACCCGTTGGCAAAAAGGCGGATATCTTGGGTAAGGAGAAATTTTTCACTCTCGGCATTTTCTTGGCTGCACTCTCCATATTTATTTTTATCATACCCTCCACCATAGCTTTATTCACCTATGCAATACTAACGGGCTCAGCCCAAGCTATAATGCAGCCATCCAGCAATGGACTAATTGCAGATTATGTGGGTATAGAAAACAGGGGCAGGTACACTGGAGTGTTCTTATTCCTTTCTTACATAGCAGCAATGATATTCAGTGCAATAGGAGGCTATGTTTATCATATAGAGCCAGCAGTATTGTTCATACTCTCGGGAGCACTATATCTCATGGCAGGAGCAGTGGCGATATTTGTATTCATCAAATTTAAATGA
- a CDS encoding helix-turn-helix domain-containing protein gives MELREKIAGEIVLSSKPGATMRKWREMFGISQQELARYLGMSSSVISDYESGRRKSPGVGTVRKFVNALIEIDEAKGGEKVKQLSSTYGEEAILDMGEFPYQISVEDFMDLIDAKITNEGEFKRQIYGYTILDSLKAILHYSSFDYLRVYGWSIDRALIFTGVYYGRSPMVAIRAHPLKPSAVVYVSPRKVDELAIKLATIEDIPLAVTELDVKEIKKRLREIG, from the coding sequence ATGGAACTTCGAGAGAAGATAGCAGGGGAAATAGTTTTATCTTCCAAACCCGGGGCTACTATGAGAAAGTGGAGGGAGATGTTTGGGATATCTCAGCAAGAGTTGGCAAGATATCTTGGGATGTCTTCATCTGTTATAAGCGATTATGAAAGTGGCAGGAGAAAATCTCCTGGAGTTGGGACAGTTAGAAAATTTGTCAATGCCCTCATAGAAATAGATGAAGCCAAGGGTGGGGAGAAGGTGAAACAGCTATCATCCACTTATGGGGAGGAAGCCATTTTGGATATGGGGGAGTTTCCTTACCAAATAAGCGTGGAGGATTTTATGGATTTGATTGATGCTAAGATAACAAATGAGGGAGAGTTTAAAAGACAGATTTACGGTTATACGATTTTAGATAGTTTAAAGGCAATACTCCATTACAGCTCCTTTGACTATTTGAGAGTTTATGGATGGAGCATCGATAGGGCGTTGATATTTACGGGAGTGTATTATGGGCGCTCTCCCATGGTGGCCATTCGAGCTCATCCTCTGAAACCCAGTGCGGTTGTTTATGTCTCTCCTCGCAAGGTTGATGAGCTTGCTATAAAACTTGCAACTATTGAAGATATCCCTCTTGCAGTTACTGAGCTCGATGTTAAAGAGATAAAGAAGAGGCTTAGGGAAATAGGCTGA
- the hutH gene encoding histidine ammonia-lyase translates to MVEIDGENLKIDDVVKVARFGDRVKIAESSIPKVLKSREVIDKILKEDKVVYGINTGLGELVKVKIPKNEARELQINLVRSHASGVGRYMDDEIVRAAMLIRANSLLKGFSGVRLEVIKMLVEMLNSNIIPLVPKFGSVGASGDLAPLAHIALVMLGEGYAKYKGDVMKGAEALKLAGLEPLKLEEREGLALLNGTAVMAAYGSIAVYDSYDLIKNALLSAAMSFEALKGTDKALDDRIMKARAHPGQIKIAKIMRELLKDSKIVERARKERVQDAYTLRCLPQVYGAVLDTLDYVKIIMEREINSATDNPLVFDEPISGGNFHGEPIALAMDFLSIALTDLGNMAERRIARLVDSKLSNLPSFLIENSGTNSGLMIPQYTAAALCNRNKILAHPASTDSIPTSANQEDHVSMGMNAAQKLREIVENVKYIIAIEYLCANQALHISGSSATSVKKAMKMINIEKFTHDDVFSYYIEEIKTKIDRGDITKDIEELSLFP, encoded by the coding sequence ATGGTTGAAATTGATGGTGAGAATTTAAAAATTGATGATGTTGTTAAAGTTGCAAGATTTGGAGATAGAGTGAAAATCGCAGAGTCCTCAATTCCAAAAGTTCTAAAATCAAGAGAGGTTATCGATAAAATCTTAAAAGAGGATAAAGTGGTATATGGCATAAACACCGGATTAGGAGAGTTAGTAAAAGTAAAAATACCAAAGAATGAAGCGAGAGAGTTGCAGATTAACCTTGTTAGAAGTCATGCATCTGGCGTGGGTAGGTACATGGATGATGAAATTGTAAGAGCCGCCATGCTCATCAGGGCAAATAGCCTTTTAAAGGGCTTCTCAGGGGTGAGATTAGAAGTAATAAAAATGCTTGTTGAAATGCTGAATTCAAACATTATCCCCTTAGTTCCAAAATTCGGCAGTGTTGGAGCCAGCGGTGATTTAGCTCCCCTTGCCCACATAGCCCTCGTTATGCTCGGAGAGGGTTACGCAAAATATAAGGGAGATGTGATGAAAGGAGCAGAAGCTCTAAAATTGGCTGGTTTAGAGCCGTTGAAGCTTGAGGAGAGAGAGGGGCTAGCACTTTTAAATGGAACAGCAGTAATGGCCGCCTATGGAAGCATTGCCGTTTACGATTCATACGATCTCATTAAAAATGCACTTCTAAGCGCAGCAATGAGCTTTGAAGCTTTAAAAGGCACTGATAAAGCATTGGATGATAGAATCATGAAAGCAAGAGCACATCCCGGGCAGATAAAAATTGCAAAAATTATGAGAGAATTGTTAAAAGATAGCAAAATCGTGGAAAGGGCAAGAAAAGAGAGAGTGCAAGATGCATATACCCTCAGATGCTTGCCCCAGGTTTACGGGGCCGTGCTTGATACCCTTGATTATGTAAAGATTATAATGGAGAGAGAGATAAATTCTGCTACTGATAACCCATTGGTCTTTGATGAGCCCATATCCGGAGGAAATTTCCATGGAGAGCCCATAGCCCTAGCTATGGATTTCTTATCAATTGCGCTAACGGATCTCGGTAATATGGCAGAGAGAAGAATAGCAAGGCTAGTGGATTCAAAGTTGAGCAATTTACCTTCATTCTTAATAGAGAATAGCGGCACAAATTCGGGCTTGATGATTCCCCAATACACTGCAGCAGCCCTATGCAACAGAAACAAGATTTTAGCGCATCCCGCTAGCACAGATAGTATACCAACCAGTGCCAATCAGGAGGATCATGTGAGTATGGGCATGAACGCAGCTCAAAAATTGAGAGAGATCGTGGAAAATGTGAAGTACATTATCGCAATAGAATACCTCTGCGCAAATCAAGCGCTTCACATTTCTGGCTCTTCAGCAACTTCTGTGAAAAAAGCCATGAAGATGATAAACATTGAAAAATTCACCCATGACGATGTGTTTTCATACTACATTGAAGAGATAAAGACAAAGATTGACAGGGGAGATATAACAAAGGATATAGAGGAGCTCAGCCTATTTCCCTAA